CCATTATGGCATTTATTAGTTGAATTTTAGCAGTATCATTAGCTAATGGTCCTTTAAAACATGCATTAACTTCTGCAATTTTAGCTTTTTTTGCATTTTCTAACTCCCTTGCGGCTTTATTTTCTAAATAGATGTAAACACTTATTATCGCACCAATAATAATTATTGCTAACACAAGAGCACCGATAATTATCCTTTTTCGTCTTTCTCTCTCCCTAAGCATACCAACTCTTGATATTCTTCTCCTCGGAGGTCTAGGAGGGGCAGGAGTAGGGGGTTGTTCTTCACTTTCACTTACGGCTCTCCCTAACTCTCTAAGCCTCCTTATCTTTGCCTCAATATCCTCGGCCACCGTTGACACCACCATTGGGTTATCTGTAAAAATAATAATCATCCAGCAAAATATCCTACTATTCATCCATGTTCTTATGTGTTTATTTAGATTTCGCCACTATAATTTTATCCCAAATATTATTAAACTTCCTCTAGGTGATCACACGTGGAACGATTAGTGATAAAGGTTGTAGAGATCAGGGGAAATTGTCCTGTATTTAAAATTGGAGATAAAATTACTATAGAGGGTCCAGAAGTAGTGCTGGAAGAAACAGACGCAATTTGTACGCATGCATTTGCATCGTTGCTACCATATATAGTAGCCCTTAGGAAAGGCATAAAGCCAAAAGATCTTGGGCTTGGAAAAGGTGAAAAAGCTTACGTTCAGTGTCTAGATCCTGGTCCTCCTTATACCAACGGAGGCACTGTAATATTTGAAATAACGGTGGTCAGAGATGAAACAAAAGAAAGCGTGGAAAATAGTAAGAGAGGTAATTAACGAGGCAGATATTGTCGTTGAGGTAGTTGATGCTAGAGATCCAATAGGTACCAGAAATAAGAAACTCGAGAAGATGGTAATTGAAAGTGGAAAAAAGTTACTAATCGTTATGAACAAGGCTGACTTAGTTCCCAAAGAATGGGCCGAGGAGTATAAACAAAGAAGTGACGTCCCGATAATATTCATTTCTGCAAGGGAGAGAAAAGGAACAGGAATCCTTAGAAAAGAGCTAAAGAAGATTGCAAAATCAATTGAGAAGGAAAAAGTTAAAGTCGCTCTAATTGGCTATCCAAATGTTGGGAAGAGTACAATAATTAACGTGCTCAAGGGAAAACACGCTGTTGGCACTGCCCCAATTCCTGGATATACAAAGGGCAAACAACTGATTAGGCTCACAAAAAGATTATGGCTTTTGGATACTCCCGGAGTGGTTCCAATTGACGATTTTGATGAGCTGGTCATAAAAGGGGGATTTCCCGCGGATAAAATAAGAGACCCAGTTAAACCAGCGCTAAAGCTAATTAAGAGAATACTTGAAACAAGAAAAGAAGCCCTAACCGAAAAATTTGGAATAAAAGAATTCGAGAATGAAGAGGATATTTTGAGGATGATAGGAGAGAAGAGAGGTCTCTTTAGAGAGGGAGGAGAAGTCGATATTGAAGAAACTGCAAGATGGTTCCTTAGGGAATGGCAAACTGGGAGATTTACGCTATTTAGTCAGGAAGAAAAGAAAGAAGAAACCTTCATTCCCAGCTTTGATGATATACTAAGTGAAATAAAAGCAAATGAAATTACGGAGCCAAGAATGATACTATGGAGGTATGAAAATAAGCTGCATGAATATCTAGGAAGCGAAAAGAGATTTGGGATGGTAAAAGTTGGGGAATTTACAATAGCAATAGCAACTGGTTTTAAGAAATGTCCCAATGCATTAAAGTTTATTGAGAAAATTACTGGTAAGAATGTCGTTATGAGTGAATGTTTTGGTAAAAAGTGGAAAGGAATAATAGCAATATTGGAGGACTGAAAATGCCGAAATTCCTTCTAACTACCGCTCAGGGAATTGAGGATATAGCAGCGAAAGAGATAGAGAGAATACTTTCAGATTTAGTTCTGAAAATTAAAATTAGACCTTGGGGGATAGAAGGTAGAATTCTCTTAGAGACTAAAGAGGGATATTACCTTGACGAAAAAGGGAAGAAAAGACCAATAAGCATTGGAGAAGTTTTAACAAAAAACTCAAGAACGTTACATAGAATAATTTCTCTCCTCACAGTTTCTCGTGCAAGGAATTTAGAAGAAATTGAGAATGTGACAAGAGAGGTTGATATAGAGGCTTACTTAAAGGAAAAAGAGAGCTTTGGAGTTAGGGCCGAGAGATTTGGAAGTCATGAATTTAGAAGCGTAGATATTGCAAGGGTAGTTGGAAGGATTATTCAGGAAAAAACTAAAGCTCCCGTTAACCTTGACCATCCAGCCGTGATAATCAGGGCAGAGCTCATTGGGGACATTTTCATACTTGGGGTTGACATTACAGGGGATCATTCACTCCACAGAAGGCCATGGAGAGTCTATGATCACCCAGCTCATCTGAAGGCAAGTATAGCAAACGCGCTAATCGAGCTTTCGAAGCCCGAAGGAATTTTTGCTGATCCATTCTGTGGCTCGGGAACAATTCCGATAGAACTTGCCCTTAGAGGGTACAAGAACAGGATAATATGCCTCGAAAAGTTTAGGAAACATCTCACAGGGGCAAAAATGAATGCAATTGCAGCCGGCGTTTTTGATAAAATAGAGTTTGTTCTCGGAGATGCTACGAAACTTAGCAAATATGTTGAAGAAGTAAATACAGTGGTCAGCAACTTACCTTATGGTTTGAAAATTGGAAAGAAGGGTATGATACCAAAGCTGTACTCAGAATTCTTCTCGGAGCTATCCAAGGTCTTAAACGGAAGAGGGGTGTTCATTACTACAGAAAAAAATGCAATAGAAAAAGCAATTGAAGAGCATGGATTTAAAATACTAGAGAAGAGGATAATTGGTCATGGTGGCTTAGATGTTCACTGCTACGTCATAAGGTAGCAAGGAGATCCACGTGAGAAGAAATGCCACAGATTTCTTTATTTTGAAGTTCTTGAAAATGCAAACGCTTGAGCTGCTTATGAGGATGAGGGATTAAAAAACCAGAAATAAAATGTAACCCTTCGAAGATGTTTGAAATGGTGAGGAGATAAGTTCAGCAAAGAATTGAATCTTCACTTAAGACATCAAACTCAACTTTCCCTATCCCTTCGATCCAAGCTTCAATTTTGTCTCCATGCCTTAAAGGTCCAACTCCCGGCGGTGTTCCGGTGGCTATTATGTCACCTGGCTCTAACGTCATTATTGAGCTTATGTATTCAATTAACTCTGGAATCTTGAATATCATCTGACTCGTTCTTCCAATTTGCCTTAATTTGCCGTTTACCTTAAGTCCTATCTCGAGGTCACTAGGATCGAGTTCCCTTTTATCAACCACTCTGGGCCCAACGGGAGCAAATGTATCAAATCCTTTGCAAACCGTCCAGGGGTGTCCTTTCTTTCTTGCCTCATCTTGTAAGTCTCTGGCAGTAATGTCCAGGAGAATCGTATAGCCAAGAACGTACTCAAAGGCCTTTTCGGCAGGGACTTTTCTCGCTCTCTTTCCAATAATTACTGCAAGCTCAACTTCGTGGTCAACTCTTTTGCTTTTCCTAGGGAGTATAATAGGGTTTCCTGGCCCTATGAGGGCAGAAGGGGGCTTTAAAAATATTATGGGTTCGTCTGGAGGCTCATCATTCATTTCTTTGGCATGCTCAACGTAATTCTTTGCCAGAGCAACTATTTTGGTAGGCCTCACTTCATAATAGCCATCCCTAAATGGCAATCTAACATACCCCATTTTAGCAACCCTTCTTAATTTGGTGGATTCTGAGTTTAAACATCTTATTATCTTTACATGAAATAATACTCGGGCCTTCTATCTTTGAAGATATCGTTAAGCTCATTAATTCTCTTATTCCTGACTATATGTACATCAATATCAGCTATCCCAACTTCTTCCTCAGTTTCAGAGGCTATGGAGAGCACTTCTGCTTTTGGAGAAGCTATAAGACTTTTCCCTATGAATTTTAGACCTCTTTCTTCACCTACCCTATCTGCTGTTATGGTATAGACTCTGTTTTCGAGGGCTCTAATTGGCATTGCTCTAGGTGCGTAAGGCATTACAAGATTGGCTGGATGAGCTATGACGTCAGCTCCCTTTAGTGCTAGTGTTCTTGCACTTTCCGGAAAGAACCAGTCAAAACATATCATAACCCCTACTTTAAGGAAGCCCAAGTCAAAAACTCGAAATCCCAAGTTTCCAGGCTCAAAGAAGTATTTTTCTCGGTAGAATAGATGAACTTTCCTATATTTTCCCACGTATCCTCTTGGCCCAACAACAACAGCTGAATTATACAAACTTTCTCCTTCTTTTTCTGCAGTTCCAGCTACTATATATACTCCAAGATCTCTAGCAACATCCATAAGAAAAGTCGTCGTTTCTCCATCTGGAATCGGTTGAGCTATTTCAAAAACCTCATCCCTATTTTCAAAGTTATAACCACTATCAAAAAGCTCTGGAAGAACTATCAATTTAGCCCCTTTTTTTGCTGCTTCTTTTATTAGCCCTTCGGCCTTTGAATAGTTTTTATCAGGATTTAGGAGAAGTGGTTCCATTTGGACATACGCCACTTTTACCATACTCTCACCGAGGGTTGTTTTAATTTTGAGGCTAATTAAGTTTATGGGGTATCTTTTATCAGATAATATAGCTCTTATCTTGTAAAAAGTTGCTAATTCAGTATTTTTATGCGATTTCGATAAAATAAATATCACATTATC
This is a stretch of genomic DNA from Pyrococcus sp. ST04. It encodes these proteins:
- a CDS encoding fumarylacetoacetate hydrolase family protein; the protein is MGYVRLPFRDGYYEVRPTKIVALAKNYVEHAKEMNDEPPDEPIIFLKPPSALIGPGNPIILPRKSKRVDHEVELAVIIGKRARKVPAEKAFEYVLGYTILLDITARDLQDEARKKGHPWTVCKGFDTFAPVGPRVVDKRELDPSDLEIGLKVNGKLRQIGRTSQMIFKIPELIEYISSIMTLEPGDIIATGTPPGVGPLRHGDKIEAWIEGIGKVEFDVLSEDSILC
- a CDS encoding nitrilase, coding for MVKVAYVQMEPLLLNPDKNYSKAEGLIKEAAKKGAKLIVLPELFDSGYNFENRDEVFEIAQPIPDGETTTFLMDVARDLGVYIVAGTAEKEGESLYNSAVVVGPRGYVGKYRKVHLFYREKYFFEPGNLGFRVFDLGFLKVGVMICFDWFFPESARTLALKGADVIAHPANLVMPYAPRAMPIRALENRVYTITADRVGEERGLKFIGKSLIASPKAEVLSIASETEEEVGIADIDVHIVRNKRINELNDIFKDRRPEYYFM
- a CDS encoding GTPase, whose product is MKQKKAWKIVREVINEADIVVEVVDARDPIGTRNKKLEKMVIESGKKLLIVMNKADLVPKEWAEEYKQRSDVPIIFISARERKGTGILRKELKKIAKSIEKEKVKVALIGYPNVGKSTIINVLKGKHAVGTAPIPGYTKGKQLIRLTKRLWLLDTPGVVPIDDFDELVIKGGFPADKIRDPVKPALKLIKRILETRKEALTEKFGIKEFENEEDILRMIGEKRGLFREGGEVDIEETARWFLREWQTGRFTLFSQEEKKEETFIPSFDDILSEIKANEITEPRMILWRYENKLHEYLGSEKRFGMVKVGEFTIAIATGFKKCPNALKFIEKITGKNVVMSECFGKKWKGIIAILED
- a CDS encoding TIGR04076 family protein, coding for MERLVIKVVEIRGNCPVFKIGDKITIEGPEVVLEETDAICTHAFASLLPYIVALRKGIKPKDLGLGKGEKAYVQCLDPGPPYTNGGTVIFEITVVRDETKESVENSKRGN
- the trm14 gene encoding tRNA (guanine(6)-N2)-methyltransferase — encoded protein: MPKFLLTTAQGIEDIAAKEIERILSDLVLKIKIRPWGIEGRILLETKEGYYLDEKGKKRPISIGEVLTKNSRTLHRIISLLTVSRARNLEEIENVTREVDIEAYLKEKESFGVRAERFGSHEFRSVDIARVVGRIIQEKTKAPVNLDHPAVIIRAELIGDIFILGVDITGDHSLHRRPWRVYDHPAHLKASIANALIELSKPEGIFADPFCGSGTIPIELALRGYKNRIICLEKFRKHLTGAKMNAIAAGVFDKIEFVLGDATKLSKYVEEVNTVVSNLPYGLKIGKKGMIPKLYSEFFSELSKVLNGRGVFITTEKNAIEKAIEEHGFKILEKRIIGHGGLDVHCYVIR